One Oscillospiraceae bacterium genomic window carries:
- a CDS encoding signal peptidase I, producing MAGENAEANPRAAERPPESAVEPESESPTSGDILEKSALDDVDWAALVKQTPEAEDSVSPAESVETEEAAETETEELTAPKERKKKSPLRRAFGILGTVLTVLVVAFVLFLFAVLLLGRRSGVNGVSLLGYRMFMVLSGSMEPAYPVGSVVFTQEIPPEDVAPGDVITYYSRNLEELVTHRVVSIEPMGPSDFVYVTKGDANDRADSERSYSWDLLGVVRFQIPFLGYVVDQLRTIWGLIFLVILPATIIIVVELIKLIRFSKE from the coding sequence GTGGCCGGGGAAAACGCCGAGGCGAATCCCCGCGCGGCGGAGCGGCCGCCCGAGTCCGCGGTCGAGCCGGAGTCGGAGAGCCCAACGTCGGGTGACATATTGGAAAAGTCCGCGCTGGATGACGTCGACTGGGCCGCGCTTGTGAAGCAGACGCCGGAGGCGGAGGATTCCGTATCGCCGGCGGAGTCTGTAGAGACGGAAGAGGCCGCGGAGACGGAGACGGAGGAACTGACCGCTCCAAAGGAGCGGAAGAAGAAGTCCCCCCTGCGGCGGGCGTTTGGCATACTGGGCACGGTGCTGACTGTGTTGGTCGTCGCGTTTGTATTGTTTCTGTTTGCCGTGTTGCTGCTCGGCCGCCGGAGCGGTGTCAACGGGGTGTCGCTGCTGGGGTACAGGATGTTCATGGTACTGAGCGGCAGTATGGAGCCGGCGTACCCGGTTGGGTCCGTTGTGTTTACCCAAGAGATTCCGCCCGAGGACGTTGCGCCGGGGGATGTCATTACATATTACAGCCGGAACTTAGAGGAGCTGGTCACCCACCGCGTCGTCTCCATAGAACCCATGGGCCCGAGCGATTTCGTCTATGTGACGAAGGGAGACGCGAACGACAGGGCGGACAGCGAACGTTCCTACAGCTGGGACTTGCTCGGTGTGGTGCGGTTTCAGATTCCGTTTCTCGGCTACGTCGTCGACCAGCTGCGCACAATCTGGGGGCTCATCTTCCTGGTGATTCTCCCCGCCACCATTATCATTGTCGTCGAGTTGATCAAGTTGATCCGCTTTTCGAAAGAGTAA